In Edaphobacter dinghuensis, a genomic segment contains:
- a CDS encoding 3-hydroxyacyl-CoA dehydrogenase NAD-binding domain-containing protein, giving the protein MQPVGSPSPFEIRTVAVIGAGTAGRSFALACVAAGFHVVLEDVMPANLRRAEADFAEMDLRESQGRLDLALTVEDAVREADIAVDFVPDELESKLEIFSMIDRMAPPKTILCTPSDALSITDLASCVYRPERCFAVRGDLMGGDAGVGPMVRLLYPISADSRALTAMGGFLRSLGRNVQNEPDPDVPVLMKNQISTAL; this is encoded by the coding sequence ATGCAGCCAGTCGGTTCGCCGTCACCGTTCGAAATTCGGACGGTGGCGGTGATTGGTGCCGGGACGGCTGGCCGCAGCTTTGCCTTGGCTTGTGTCGCCGCTGGATTTCATGTGGTGCTCGAAGACGTGATGCCGGCAAATCTTCGCCGGGCAGAGGCGGATTTCGCGGAGATGGACCTGCGCGAATCGCAGGGCAGGCTTGATCTTGCATTGACCGTCGAAGACGCCGTCCGCGAGGCGGATATCGCCGTTGATTTCGTCCCCGACGAGCTGGAATCGAAGCTGGAGATCTTCAGCATGATCGATCGGATGGCCCCGCCAAAGACGATCCTGTGTACGCCCAGCGACGCCTTGAGCATCACCGATCTGGCATCCTGTGTGTATCGTCCTGAGCGGTGTTTTGCGGTGCGTGGAGATCTGATGGGTGGTGATGCTGGCGTGGGGCCAATGGTCCGGCTGTTGTATCCAATATCTGCCGATAGCCGTGCACTTACGGCAATGGGAGGCTTTTTGCGCTCTTTGGGCAGGAATGTACAGAATGAGCCGGATCCCGATGTGCCAGTCTTGATGAAGAACCAAATATCCACAGCTTTATAG
- a CDS encoding ABC transporter permease, whose protein sequence is MRALFDIFAQVFQSIGANKLRSFLTMFGIAWGVASLLLLIGLGEGFRSGQRRGLSELGSDVIMLFSGTVPALPNQHTGMRPYKLTLSDADAIRAEAFHVRNATAFIDRGDLKEVSEFSSAGGSVLGAEANYPQIRNLPVAEGRWINAADEAQHRQVVFLGQKNNKLLFPGRPSVGSFITLNGYRFQVIGVAPKIGRGNNDSDNQRVYIPLSTMLELFPILGENIPADAVTSIQYQPTTEDQNEAAKADVHRIIAKRHDFDPSLTDAFEEWDTIKANKTVGLIFTAMDVFLGGVGIVTLALGAVGIINIMLVTVTERTKEIGLRKALGATNSSILMQFFLEGIMLTGISGLIGIAGAATLMMVLGHAMGDNQMGFDPPRLVPWSAAMAMGTLVLCGVVAGIYPASRAATMQPVEALRKE, encoded by the coding sequence ATGCGCGCGCTTTTCGACATCTTTGCCCAGGTCTTCCAATCGATTGGAGCTAACAAGCTGCGATCGTTCCTCACGATGTTTGGTATTGCGTGGGGCGTCGCTTCCTTGTTGCTGCTGATCGGGCTGGGGGAAGGATTTCGTTCCGGGCAGCGCCGGGGACTGTCTGAGCTGGGATCGGACGTCATCATGCTCTTCAGCGGGACCGTGCCCGCGCTTCCGAACCAGCACACTGGCATGCGGCCCTACAAACTGACTTTGAGCGATGCCGATGCGATTCGTGCCGAGGCATTCCATGTTCGAAATGCGACTGCGTTTATTGATCGCGGCGATCTGAAGGAGGTCAGCGAGTTTTCAAGCGCGGGCGGCTCCGTTTTGGGAGCAGAGGCGAACTATCCTCAGATTCGTAATCTTCCAGTCGCTGAAGGTCGCTGGATCAATGCGGCGGACGAAGCGCAACATCGACAGGTCGTATTTCTAGGGCAGAAGAATAATAAATTGCTGTTTCCCGGACGGCCCTCTGTCGGATCTTTCATCACGCTGAATGGATATCGTTTTCAGGTAATTGGTGTCGCTCCCAAGATCGGGCGAGGCAACAACGATAGCGACAATCAAAGGGTTTATATTCCGCTGTCGACGATGCTTGAGCTTTTTCCGATTCTTGGCGAGAATATTCCCGCGGATGCTGTTACTTCCATTCAATACCAACCTACAACCGAAGACCAGAACGAGGCCGCGAAAGCTGATGTCCATCGCATTATCGCGAAGCGGCATGATTTTGATCCAAGCCTGACGGACGCCTTCGAAGAGTGGGATACCATCAAGGCAAATAAGACCGTCGGCCTCATCTTCACGGCGATGGATGTCTTTCTCGGTGGGGTGGGCATCGTCACGCTGGCACTGGGCGCGGTCGGCATCATCAACATCATGCTGGTGACGGTGACGGAGCGTACCAAGGAGATTGGCCTGCGCAAGGCGCTGGGAGCAACCAATAGCAGTATTCTGATGCAGTTTTTTCTCGAAGGAATTATGTTGACGGGAATCAGCGGCCTGATTGGGATTGCAGGTGCAGCCACGCTGATGATGGTGTTGGGACATGCGATGGGAGACAACCAGATGGGATTCGATCCGCCGCGGCTGGTGCCATGGTCGGCGGCAATGGCGATGGGTACACTTGTGCTTTGCGGCGTGGTGGCTGGCATCTATCCGGCGAGCCGTGCAGCGACGATGCAGCCAGTCGAGGCGCTGCGCAAGGAGTAA
- a CDS encoding ABC transporter permease has product MLRDIFGQAMEAMRHNGRRTAITIVGMAWGIATVVLLLAYGAGFGRAFETIFAQFGTNMIGVFPGTTSEQAGGAKAGVPIRLKMDDVERIRETVPGVLHTSPVLWKQVPVQNDLHTYTWEVDGVSPEIQDIQKMDLAEGRFLTEADLQQRNHVAVIGSQGSSKLFSGIYPLGQTIRLNGISFEVIGVLKPKMQEGDDNINRITYIPFSTMGDIKDNKYLDGIWFNYRGEPKSVERALRNTLAAAHAFRPTDHNAIWVANIMEQLAQFRIISLGLQVLLLFIGTLTLGIAGIGLMNIMLVSVQQRTREIGVEKALGARKRHILLQFLAEALVITGVGGIAGIALAYGVSKAVGGITFYSAIASNASAADIYLLISPHIVILATAVLVIVGTVSGMIPAIQAANLDPIEALRYE; this is encoded by the coding sequence ATGCTGCGAGACATCTTTGGGCAAGCGATGGAAGCGATGCGGCACAACGGTCGGCGCACGGCCATCACGATCGTCGGCATGGCGTGGGGCATCGCTACCGTTGTGCTTCTCCTGGCGTATGGCGCAGGCTTCGGGCGCGCCTTCGAGACGATCTTCGCTCAGTTCGGCACCAACATGATCGGGGTCTTTCCCGGCACTACCAGCGAGCAGGCGGGCGGAGCCAAAGCCGGTGTGCCGATTCGTCTCAAGATGGACGATGTGGAGCGCATTCGGGAGACGGTTCCCGGCGTTCTGCATACATCGCCTGTGCTCTGGAAGCAGGTGCCAGTGCAAAATGATCTGCACACCTACACGTGGGAGGTCGATGGTGTCTCACCCGAGATTCAGGACATTCAGAAGATGGATCTGGCCGAAGGGCGTTTTCTAACCGAAGCCGATCTACAACAACGGAACCATGTTGCGGTTATTGGATCGCAGGGTTCGTCGAAGCTCTTCTCCGGAATCTACCCCCTCGGCCAGACGATTCGCTTGAACGGTATCAGCTTTGAAGTGATTGGTGTGCTGAAGCCCAAGATGCAGGAGGGCGATGACAACATCAATCGCATCACCTACATTCCGTTTTCAACCATGGGCGATATTAAGGACAACAAATATCTCGATGGCATCTGGTTTAACTATCGTGGCGAACCGAAGAGCGTAGAGCGCGCCTTGCGAAATACGCTCGCAGCCGCGCATGCATTCCGTCCGACAGACCACAATGCGATCTGGGTGGCTAACATCATGGAGCAGCTCGCGCAGTTCCGCATCATATCGCTGGGATTGCAGGTGCTGTTGCTCTTTATCGGAACGCTGACGCTGGGCATCGCCGGTATAGGGCTGATGAATATCATGCTAGTTAGTGTGCAGCAGCGCACGCGAGAGATTGGTGTGGAGAAGGCACTGGGCGCGAGGAAACGCCACATCCTCTTGCAATTCCTTGCCGAAGCTCTCGTGATTACCGGAGTCGGCGGAATTGCTGGCATCGCGCTGGCCTATGGAGTCAGCAAAGCCGTGGGCGGCATCACCTTCTACAGCGCGATTGCCTCGAATGCGAGTGCGGCGGACATCTACCTGCTGATCTCGCCGCATATTGTGATTCTGGCGACGGCCGTTCTCGTCATCGTAGGCACGGTGAGCGGAATGATTCCTGCCATCCAGGCAGCGAACCTCGATCCGATTGAGGCGCTTCGCTACGAGTGA
- a CDS encoding M1 family aminopeptidase, with product MHLPSRYLRVLATALFPACILTVSLWAAPVRPQLHVTGYNITADLDPAVHHLTVTAAVTFTALEDLTSPIFELNNGLQITKVTDSSGKPLESERLTTNSTVRFNLATPIPKGTSTTYNFEYSGTLTGSDTSPVSGIKLASIDDPISILLYPGAWFPMTGLYTDRFTAQMHIRVPSDERVVGSGVAGQKNLPGNRTEYDFNWTKPGFPGTIIAGKFLDPAGTSGVNNIHVYVTDKRKPFALDFAHTAARQFEFMTSTFGQPESPILNLVELPDDAVSATWAPEIVAIGGGRIAARNAQRLISNTIAHQWWGSEISPASLNDAWITNGMSRYAELMYLEDSAGKTAFQSAVTDVSAGALAYDTVPLTSLGRLDPFSPQFQSMTLEKGAMVFHMLRWEMGDDTFTQFLRGMLSQYTDKSIRSSDVQTVAEAQSHLELTPFFSQWIDGTGAPAFGDKYTVFRLGSNKGFRTVGAITQDLDLFRMPVELRIETDGKTEVKRIVVSGNESQYSIETFGRPRHISIDPDNWLLKSTPDLAVRVAVLRGQEQVAQGDLTAALIEYQKALDANKNSSLASYRIGEVFFMQRNYQSAANSFRDALRGDDDPRWVEVWSHIELGRIFDLTGQRDRAVNEYRLAVQTNDNTQGAINEARALMQKPYKRPAEQN from the coding sequence ATGCACCTACCTTCCCGGTATCTTCGAGTTCTGGCAACCGCACTGTTTCCCGCGTGCATTCTCACGGTTTCCCTTTGGGCAGCGCCTGTCAGACCTCAACTGCACGTCACCGGCTACAACATTACTGCGGATCTCGATCCTGCGGTGCATCATCTCACCGTAACGGCAGCCGTAACCTTTACTGCGCTTGAAGATCTCACCTCTCCCATCTTCGAGTTGAACAACGGATTGCAGATCACCAAGGTCACGGATTCGAGCGGCAAGCCCCTCGAATCGGAGCGCCTTACCACCAACAGCACCGTACGCTTTAATCTGGCCACGCCGATCCCCAAAGGAACCAGCACCACCTATAACTTTGAATACTCCGGCACGTTGACCGGCTCCGATACCAGCCCGGTCAGCGGAATCAAGCTGGCCTCGATCGACGATCCCATCAGCATTCTGCTGTACCCCGGCGCATGGTTCCCCATGACCGGCCTGTACACCGACCGCTTCACCGCTCAGATGCACATCCGTGTGCCTTCCGACGAGCGCGTGGTCGGCAGCGGAGTCGCCGGACAGAAAAACCTGCCCGGCAATCGCACCGAATACGACTTCAACTGGACCAAGCCCGGCTTCCCCGGAACCATCATCGCCGGCAAGTTCCTCGATCCCGCTGGTACATCTGGCGTCAACAACATTCACGTCTATGTCACCGACAAACGCAAACCTTTCGCTCTCGACTTCGCTCACACTGCCGCCAGGCAGTTTGAGTTTATGACCAGCACCTTCGGCCAGCCTGAGTCGCCGATTCTCAACCTCGTGGAACTGCCGGACGATGCCGTCTCAGCCACATGGGCACCGGAGATTGTCGCCATCGGCGGAGGCCGCATTGCCGCGCGCAACGCACAGCGGCTCATCTCCAACACCATCGCGCATCAGTGGTGGGGTAGCGAGATCTCGCCTGCGAGCTTGAACGATGCCTGGATCACCAATGGCATGTCGCGCTATGCCGAGCTAATGTATCTCGAAGATTCAGCTGGAAAGACCGCATTTCAGTCAGCCGTCACCGACGTTTCCGCCGGTGCGCTGGCCTACGATACCGTTCCGCTCACCTCTCTCGGACGCCTCGATCCGTTCTCTCCACAGTTCCAGTCCATGACCCTCGAAAAAGGTGCGATGGTCTTCCATATGCTTCGCTGGGAGATGGGTGACGATACCTTCACCCAGTTCCTGCGCGGCATGCTGTCGCAATATACCGACAAGTCCATTCGCAGCTCTGACGTTCAAACCGTCGCCGAAGCCCAATCGCATCTGGAACTGACGCCATTCTTTTCGCAGTGGATCGATGGCACCGGCGCACCGGCGTTCGGAGATAAGTACACCGTCTTTCGCCTTGGCAGCAACAAAGGCTTCCGCACGGTCGGAGCCATCACGCAGGACCTCGACCTCTTTCGCATGCCGGTCGAACTGCGCATCGAGACGGATGGTAAAACGGAGGTCAAGCGCATCGTCGTCAGCGGCAACGAGTCACAATACTCCATCGAGACCTTTGGCCGCCCGCGTCATATCAGCATCGATCCGGACAACTGGCTGCTGAAGAGCACGCCCGATCTCGCTGTGCGCGTGGCTGTTTTGCGCGGGCAGGAGCAAGTCGCACAGGGCGATCTCACTGCTGCACTGATCGAGTACCAGAAGGCCCTCGACGCCAACAAAAACAGCTCGCTCGCCTCCTACCGCATCGGCGAAGTCTTCTTCATGCAGCGCAATTATCAATCTGCGGCAAACTCTTTCCGTGACGCTCTGCGCGGAGATGACGACCCAAGATGGGTCGAGGTCTGGAGCCACATCGAGCTAGGCCGCATCTTCGATCTAACCGGTCAGCGTGACCGTGCCGTCAACGAGTACCGCCTCGCTGTACAGACCAACGACAACACACAGGGCGCTATCAATGAGGCACGCGCATTGATGCAGAAACCATACAAGCGTCCGGCTGAACAAAATTAG
- the lpxB gene encoding lipid-A-disaccharide synthase, which translates to MAESNPSPHIFLSAGEASGDYYGAQIITELRARMPQLTCFGLGGLEMAAAGLERIVHAEDVAHMGITEVICHMPHIYGEYRRLVTSIKKRRPDIAILIDFPDVNFRLARTLRRLNIPVVYFVSPQLWAWKRRRLRWVQQRVSRMMVIFPFEERFYRARNVDAVFVGHPLAQLPLPDINRAEYAAKHILDPAKNWIALLPGSRRKEVQLNLPEMLHAASLLNTQGRYEFIIPVASTVNTSYILNFLQDPIYYSSTKPRVTLVDDAREALHHARASVVASGTATVQATVIGNPFVVVYRVSPLTFVLARKLIRYPHEIPAEKDRDGNLPIAMVNLVAGKRIVPELLQTRFTGANVAKALIPLLADGPQREQMLSDLAEAHFKLLPPSGSGSIAQVCDAVESLLSYP; encoded by the coding sequence GTGGCAGAAAGCAACCCATCTCCGCACATTTTTCTCTCCGCCGGCGAGGCCAGCGGGGACTACTATGGCGCTCAGATCATTACAGAGCTGCGTGCTCGCATGCCGCAGCTCACCTGCTTCGGCCTCGGCGGTCTCGAGATGGCTGCCGCGGGTCTTGAGCGCATCGTTCACGCCGAAGATGTGGCCCACATGGGCATCACTGAGGTGATCTGCCACATGCCCCACATCTATGGCGAGTACCGTCGTCTGGTCACGTCCATCAAAAAACGGCGCCCGGACATTGCCATCCTCATCGATTTTCCCGATGTCAACTTCCGTCTTGCTCGCACGCTCCGCAGACTCAATATCCCGGTCGTATATTTCGTCAGCCCTCAGCTCTGGGCGTGGAAACGCAGGCGTCTGCGCTGGGTACAGCAGCGAGTCAGTCGCATGATGGTCATCTTCCCTTTCGAGGAACGCTTTTACCGGGCGCGCAATGTCGATGCTGTGTTCGTGGGGCATCCTCTGGCACAGCTCCCTCTACCCGATATCAATCGTGCGGAGTACGCCGCAAAGCACATACTCGACCCCGCGAAGAACTGGATCGCGCTGCTCCCCGGCAGTCGCCGCAAAGAGGTACAACTCAACCTGCCGGAGATGCTGCATGCAGCCTCTCTTCTGAACACTCAGGGCAGGTACGAGTTCATTATTCCGGTCGCCTCGACGGTAAACACCTCGTACATTCTTAATTTTCTGCAAGACCCGATCTACTACAGCTCAACCAAGCCAAGGGTTACGCTGGTCGACGACGCACGCGAGGCGCTCCACCACGCCCGCGCCAGCGTTGTTGCCAGCGGCACCGCAACCGTACAGGCAACCGTCATCGGAAACCCCTTCGTCGTCGTCTACCGGGTCTCCCCGCTTACCTTTGTACTTGCACGAAAACTCATCCGCTATCCACATGAGATTCCGGCGGAGAAAGACCGAGACGGCAATCTTCCCATTGCCATGGTCAATCTGGTTGCCGGAAAGCGCATTGTGCCCGAGCTGCTGCAGACCCGTTTTACTGGAGCAAACGTGGCAAAGGCCCTGATTCCGTTGTTGGCCGATGGGCCTCAGCGCGAACAGATGCTCTCCGACCTGGCCGAAGCACACTTTAAGCTGCTCCCTCCCTCCGGATCAGGCTCCATTGCCCAGGTCTGCGATGCCGTCGAGAGCCTGTTGTCGTACCCCTGA
- a CDS encoding ABC transporter ATP-binding protein has protein sequence MADEQKSKKAQKEAAKKAAQDDDIVGKAYDGRLMRRLLTYLRPYKLQVVLSAIAIIFKAGTDVAGPYLVKVAVDTYMTKTPPEKLSWLAHHLSSKPMAGITQLGLLYLSALLITYVLEFVQTYLMQWTGQKIMFDLRSQIFRHLQHMHPGFFDHNPVGKLVTRVTSDVDALNEMFTLGVLAIFEDIFVLAFIVIIMLRMSWPLALLTLAVIPAILYITGIFRKHVRESYRRIRSAIARINSYMQEHVSGMSIVQLFNREQRAFDEFAAVNRLHMDAFKDAIFAYALYYPAVELLSSIAIALVLWRGGIGALFTGAPLAAGLPFYEYILHPMRAPGATVTLGILIAFIQYAQRFFRPIQDLSEKYNILQAAMAASERVFKLLDSEPEILSPPEPTSGDRSGRVEFRNVWFTYQTLDEAQRLRVESATEDELRGYADIEWILCGVSFVVEPNETAAIVGHTGAGKTTIISLMMRFYDIQRGSILIDGVDVRLQDMHALRRRFAVVLQDPFLFTGTIADNIRLGSKWVTDERLQCAADEVNVGDFIRSLPLQFDEPVQERGATLSTGQKQLISFARALAHDPGILILDEATSSVDTDTELRVRDALSRMVTGRTSILIAHRLSTIQRADTILVMHKGQLRERGTHQELLTHRGLYWKLYQLQYKDQETSADNVLRSQLSDAVLP, from the coding sequence ATGGCTGACGAGCAGAAATCCAAAAAGGCGCAAAAAGAGGCCGCGAAGAAGGCGGCGCAGGACGACGACATCGTAGGAAAAGCTTACGACGGCCGTCTCATGCGCAGGCTTCTGACCTACCTGCGCCCCTACAAGCTACAGGTAGTACTCTCGGCCATCGCCATTATCTTCAAGGCCGGAACCGATGTCGCCGGTCCATATCTGGTAAAAGTCGCCGTCGACACGTATATGACGAAGACGCCGCCGGAGAAGCTCTCCTGGCTGGCTCATCACCTCAGCTCGAAGCCGATGGCCGGCATTACCCAGCTCGGCCTGCTCTACCTCAGCGCCTTGCTGATTACCTACGTTCTCGAATTTGTTCAGACCTACCTGATGCAGTGGACCGGCCAGAAGATCATGTTCGATCTGCGCAGCCAGATCTTCCGCCACCTCCAGCACATGCATCCCGGCTTCTTCGACCATAATCCCGTCGGCAAGCTCGTCACCCGTGTCACTTCTGACGTAGACGCGCTGAACGAGATGTTTACCTTGGGCGTTCTCGCTATCTTCGAGGACATCTTCGTTCTGGCCTTCATCGTCATCATCATGCTGCGCATGAGCTGGCCGCTCGCGCTGCTGACGCTGGCCGTTATCCCGGCGATTCTGTACATCACAGGCATCTTCCGCAAGCATGTGCGCGAGAGCTATCGCCGCATTCGTTCCGCCATTGCGCGGATCAACAGCTACATGCAGGAGCATGTCAGCGGCATGTCCATCGTGCAGCTCTTCAACCGCGAGCAGCGCGCCTTCGACGAGTTTGCCGCCGTCAATCGCCTGCACATGGACGCCTTCAAGGACGCCATCTTCGCCTACGCCCTCTACTATCCGGCGGTTGAACTGCTCAGCTCCATCGCCATTGCGCTGGTCCTTTGGCGCGGCGGTATCGGCGCTCTCTTCACTGGCGCTCCTTTGGCCGCCGGCCTGCCGTTCTACGAATACATTCTGCATCCGATGCGCGCGCCGGGAGCTACGGTTACGCTCGGTATCCTGATCGCGTTCATTCAGTATGCGCAACGCTTCTTCCGCCCCATTCAGGACCTCAGCGAGAAGTACAACATCCTGCAAGCCGCCATGGCAGCCAGCGAGCGCGTCTTCAAGTTGCTGGATTCAGAGCCGGAGATACTGTCGCCTCCGGAGCCTACCTCCGGCGATCGCTCGGGCCGGGTGGAGTTCCGCAATGTCTGGTTTACCTATCAGACTCTAGATGAGGCCCAGCGACTTCGCGTGGAGTCGGCGACCGAAGACGAGCTGCGCGGCTATGCCGACATCGAATGGATTCTCTGCGGCGTCAGCTTCGTCGTTGAGCCCAATGAGACCGCCGCTATCGTCGGCCACACCGGCGCAGGCAAGACGACCATCATCAGTCTGATGATGCGCTTCTACGATATCCAGCGCGGAAGTATCCTCATCGACGGCGTGGACGTGCGGCTGCAGGATATGCATGCCCTGCGTCGTCGCTTTGCCGTCGTGCTGCAAGACCCCTTTCTCTTCACCGGCACGATCGCGGATAACATCCGTCTCGGTTCAAAATGGGTCACCGACGAGCGCCTGCAATGCGCTGCCGATGAGGTCAACGTGGGAGACTTCATCCGTTCGCTGCCTCTACAGTTCGACGAGCCAGTGCAGGAGCGCGGAGCTACTCTATCTACGGGACAAAAACAGCTCATCAGCTTTGCTCGCGCTCTGGCTCACGACCCCGGAATCCTCATTCTTGACGAGGCAACTTCTTCCGTGGACACCGACACGGAGCTTCGCGTGCGCGATGCTCTCTCCCGCATGGTCACAGGACGGACCTCTATCTTGATCGCCCACCGGCTGTCTACCATTCAGCGGGCCGACACCATTCTTGTCATGCATAAGGGACAGTTGCGCGAGCGTGGCACGCATCAGGAGCTGCTCACGCATCGCGGCCTCTACTGGAAGCTCTACCAGTTGCAGTACAAGGACCAGGAGACGTCGGCAGATAACGTCCTGCGTTCTCAGCTTTCTGACGCCGTTTTACCCTGA
- a CDS encoding DUF1223 domain-containing protein — protein sequence MPRFRPLATVAALLILMSGQAIAQAGSQNQRSPVLVELFTSEGCSSCPPADALLAKLEQDQPVADAEIIALGEHVDYWDQLGWHDRFSSHQYTDRQNQYRFRFHLDDVYTPQMVVDGTAPFVGNDAPHIFRAITNSGRTAKINLALTKLTLDGSHISFAVSSSASPGMLSNADLYAALVDPSDTTNVQRGENKGQVLHHVAVVRSLQKIGKLKDLASGPLKASLLAPESSASSTMRIVVFAQRPGAGAVVGAVSMPATQ from the coding sequence ATGCCACGGTTTCGCCCACTCGCTACTGTCGCAGCCCTGCTTATCTTGATGTCTGGGCAAGCCATCGCTCAAGCCGGATCACAGAATCAACGCTCTCCCGTTCTGGTTGAGCTCTTCACGTCAGAAGGCTGTTCGAGCTGCCCGCCAGCCGACGCTTTGCTCGCCAAGCTGGAGCAGGATCAGCCGGTCGCCGATGCAGAGATTATTGCCCTTGGCGAGCACGTCGATTATTGGGACCAGCTTGGCTGGCACGACCGCTTTTCCTCGCATCAATATACAGACCGGCAAAACCAGTACCGCTTCCGCTTCCATCTGGATGACGTCTACACTCCGCAGATGGTCGTGGACGGAACTGCGCCATTCGTCGGTAACGACGCACCCCATATCTTTCGCGCTATCACCAACTCTGGTCGCACCGCCAAGATCAACCTCGCACTCACAAAGCTCACTCTGGACGGCAGCCATATCTCATTTGCGGTCTCCAGTTCGGCCTCTCCCGGCATGCTCTCCAACGCGGACCTTTACGCCGCGCTGGTCGATCCCAGCGATACGACAAATGTCCAACGCGGCGAAAATAAGGGACAAGTTCTCCACCATGTTGCCGTCGTTCGATCGCTGCAAAAGATCGGTAAACTGAAGGACCTGGCATCCGGCCCGTTGAAGGCCAGCCTCCTCGCCCCGGAGAGTTCCGCGTCATCAACCATGCGGATTGTGGTATTTGCGCAGCGTCCCGGGGCGGGCGCTGTCGTGGGCGCAGTTTCTATGCCTGCAACGCAATAA
- the hemW gene encoding radical SAM family heme chaperone HemW has translation MVTPLGVYISVPFCKAKCTFCNFASGVFAAERMQHYVDRVCDEISAARDVAAKSGARLPEFVDTIYFGGGTPSLLSAQQFRQMFQRLRGEFELARDAEITLECAPGQLGDETLDDLLRLGMNRVSFGVQSFVDRETAAVGRLHTQRECEAEILRVHNAGIKDISIDLIAGLPYQTRESWQYSLDQAIACKVQHVSVYMLEVDEESRLGEEVLAKGTRYHASAVPSEDESADWYQMACEQFDAAGLRQYEISNFARGGHASRHNLKYWQRLPYIGFGLDAHSMLPTDVGAVRFANTSDMDAYIDRPEAVFRQLQKKNAIEPDFDVIDLDRAFEEELFLGLRLTEGIDLHRLRAGFGETMVQDAMSALLEAHEAGLLELEADRIRLTVRGRMVSNEVFSRLLVPSAA, from the coding sequence ATGGTTACACCGCTTGGAGTCTACATCTCGGTCCCTTTCTGCAAGGCGAAGTGCACCTTCTGCAACTTTGCTTCAGGGGTGTTTGCCGCTGAGCGAATGCAGCATTATGTTGATCGCGTCTGCGATGAGATCAGTGCGGCGCGCGATGTGGCAGCGAAGTCCGGGGCGCGGCTGCCGGAGTTTGTGGACACGATCTACTTTGGGGGCGGAACACCTAGTTTGTTGAGCGCACAACAGTTTCGCCAGATGTTTCAGCGGCTGCGCGGCGAGTTCGAGTTGGCACGCGACGCCGAGATCACGCTCGAGTGTGCGCCGGGACAGCTCGGCGATGAGACGCTGGACGACCTGCTGCGGCTGGGAATGAACCGCGTCAGCTTTGGGGTGCAATCTTTCGTTGACCGAGAGACGGCAGCGGTTGGACGCTTGCACACGCAGCGGGAGTGCGAGGCGGAGATTCTGCGAGTCCACAATGCTGGGATTAAGGACATCAGCATTGATCTGATCGCAGGGCTTCCGTATCAGACGCGGGAGAGCTGGCAGTATTCTCTCGATCAGGCGATTGCCTGTAAAGTCCAGCATGTCAGCGTTTATATGCTGGAGGTCGATGAAGAATCGCGCCTCGGCGAAGAGGTTCTCGCAAAAGGAACGCGTTACCATGCGTCGGCGGTTCCTTCCGAGGACGAAAGCGCCGATTGGTATCAGATGGCTTGTGAGCAGTTCGATGCGGCTGGATTGAGACAGTACGAGATCTCAAACTTTGCGCGCGGGGGCCACGCTTCCCGTCATAACCTCAAGTATTGGCAGCGTCTTCCTTATATCGGTTTTGGTCTTGATGCTCACTCGATGTTGCCGACCGACGTCGGTGCGGTGCGGTTTGCGAATACCAGCGATATGGATGCTTATATCGACAGGCCCGAAGCTGTGTTTCGCCAGCTTCAGAAGAAGAACGCCATCGAGCCGGACTTCGATGTTATCGATCTTGACCGGGCCTTTGAGGAAGAGCTTTTCCTTGGGCTTCGGCTTACCGAGGGCATCGATCTTCACCGGCTACGGGCAGGATTCGGCGAGACGATGGTTCAGGATGCGATGTCAGCCTTGCTTGAAGCTCATGAGGCCGGATTGCTGGAGTTGGAGGCCGATCGCATTCGCCTGACGGTGCGGGGGCGCATGGTCTCCAATGAAGTCTTCAGTCGATTGCTGGTTCCATCCGCCGCATAA